A single Rubrivivax gelatinosus IL144 DNA region contains:
- the flgL gene encoding flagellar hook-associated protein FlgL, whose amino-acid sequence MRIASNQFHGTMTRALQQADSQVGSLLERIATGERLAVPSDDPVAAVRLSRLSREQSAIKQYQDNIGALRSRLQQNEALLGSLNSDLLDARDQLVWAADGANTPDDIQAMSSTLTSLRDSLLYTANSRDQEGRYMFSGTLSTTAPIAYDASQPAGSRYSWAGNGETQWVVVGNGVRQPANVSLTTMAGLLNKLDLAAATADTGPDVSAPAVRAVFAGALDGIDVELGKVSGLIARQGGAMNLLQTLGDNHADVSLANEEAKTEYGALDYADAAVRLDGYKSALEATQKSYAKVAGLSLFDVI is encoded by the coding sequence ATGCGCATTGCCAGCAACCAGTTCCACGGCACGATGACACGCGCGCTGCAGCAGGCCGATTCCCAGGTCGGGTCGCTGCTGGAGCGCATCGCCACCGGCGAGCGCCTGGCCGTGCCCTCCGACGACCCGGTGGCCGCGGTGCGGTTGTCGCGCCTGTCGCGCGAGCAGTCGGCGATCAAGCAGTACCAGGACAACATCGGCGCGCTGCGTTCGCGGCTGCAGCAGAACGAGGCGCTGCTGGGCTCGCTGAACTCCGACCTGCTCGACGCGCGCGACCAGCTCGTCTGGGCCGCCGACGGCGCCAACACGCCCGACGACATCCAGGCGATGAGCAGCACGCTCACCTCGCTGCGCGACAGCCTGCTCTACACCGCCAACAGCCGTGACCAGGAAGGGCGCTACATGTTCTCCGGCACGCTGAGCACCACCGCGCCGATCGCCTACGACGCCTCGCAGCCGGCCGGCAGCCGCTACAGCTGGGCCGGCAACGGCGAGACGCAATGGGTCGTGGTCGGCAACGGCGTGCGCCAGCCGGCCAACGTCTCGCTGACGACGATGGCCGGCCTGCTGAACAAGCTCGACCTCGCCGCCGCCACCGCCGACACCGGGCCGGACGTCAGCGCGCCCGCGGTGCGCGCGGTGTTCGCCGGCGCGCTGGACGGCATCGACGTCGAACTCGGCAAGGTCAGCGGCCTGATCGCCCGCCAGGGCGGGGCGATGAACCTGCTGCAGACGCTGGGCGACAACCATGCCGACGTCAGCCTCGCCAACGAGGAGGCGAAGACCGAGTACGGCGCGCTGGACTATGCCGACGCCGCCGTCCGCCTGGACGGCTACAAGAGCGCGCTCGAAGCGACGCAGAAGTCCTATGCCAAGGTGGCGGGGCTGTCGCTCTTCGACGTGATCTGA
- a CDS encoding putative LfgJ protein — protein sequence MDAIDPLRRSLAAELPEAAPAPAIDAATRARAEKAAVQFEGYMIGQMLKQARSGLRELNDDESRSRIHDDMQDIADRAVADAMAGSRAFGIADALLRQVLPPEPLKPQAPAVAQPAGQGHPARPANQDPR from the coding sequence ATGGACGCGATCGACCCGCTGCGCCGCAGCCTGGCCGCCGAGCTGCCCGAGGCGGCGCCGGCCCCGGCGATCGACGCCGCGACCCGCGCCCGCGCCGAGAAGGCGGCGGTGCAGTTCGAGGGTTACATGATCGGGCAGATGCTCAAGCAGGCGCGCAGCGGCCTGCGCGAGCTGAACGACGACGAGAGCCGCAGCCGCATCCACGACGACATGCAGGACATCGCCGACCGCGCCGTCGCCGATGCGATGGCCGGCAGCCGTGCCTTCGGCATCGCCGACGCGCTGCTGCGCCAGGTGCTGCCGCCCGAGCCGCTTAAGCCGCAGGCTCCGGCCGTCGCCCAACCTGCAGGACAGGGCCATCCGGCCCGACCCGCCAACCAAGACCCCCGATGA
- a CDS encoding tripartite tricarboxylate transporter substrate binding protein, whose translation MSPISRRRLLHWSAAAVAAPALGSAHANAAAFPAKPVRILVGNTAGSGADVAVRIVARQLQDDWRQPVTVENRTGAGGLVAAEATARSEADGYTLSLSQEGAITIAPALQGKLSFDPLKDLAPVVHLADSDYVLVVNAATGWRTIAEMVAAAKKRPGAYSYASAGVGSLHHLAFELLKIERDFFFVHIPYRGGSQAVADVASGQAQAMWVSVTAALPHIQSGRLRALAIGGAQRSPLLPAVPTAQESIPGFRVTSWFALFAPVRTPAPVVERIAHDASATLRQPAVLEALRKQGITPVGGTPQQLAQLVRRDYERYARLSDRVKLASD comes from the coding sequence ATGTCCCCGATCTCCCGCCGCCGCCTGCTGCACTGGAGCGCCGCCGCCGTCGCCGCGCCCGCCTTGGGCAGCGCCCACGCCAACGCCGCCGCGTTCCCGGCCAAGCCGGTGCGCATCCTCGTCGGCAACACCGCCGGCAGCGGTGCCGACGTCGCGGTGCGCATCGTCGCGCGCCAGCTGCAGGACGACTGGCGCCAGCCGGTGACGGTGGAGAACCGCACCGGCGCCGGCGGCCTGGTCGCGGCCGAGGCCACTGCACGTTCGGAGGCCGACGGCTACACGCTGTCGCTGTCGCAGGAAGGCGCGATCACCATCGCCCCGGCGCTGCAGGGCAAGCTCTCCTTCGACCCGCTGAAGGACCTGGCGCCGGTCGTGCACCTGGCCGACAGCGACTACGTGCTCGTCGTCAACGCCGCCACCGGCTGGCGCACGATCGCCGAGATGGTCGCCGCGGCGAAGAAGCGCCCCGGCGCCTACAGCTACGCCTCGGCGGGCGTCGGCTCGCTGCACCACCTGGCTTTCGAGCTGCTGAAGATCGAACGCGACTTCTTCTTCGTGCACATCCCCTACCGCGGCGGCTCGCAGGCGGTGGCCGACGTCGCCTCGGGCCAGGCGCAGGCGATGTGGGTCTCGGTGACGGCGGCGCTGCCGCACATCCAGTCGGGCCGGCTGCGTGCGCTGGCGATCGGCGGCGCGCAGCGCAGCCCGCTGCTGCCGGCGGTGCCGACCGCCCAGGAGTCGATCCCGGGCTTCCGCGTCACGAGCTGGTTCGCGCTGTTCGCGCCGGTGCGCACGCCGGCGCCGGTGGTCGAGCGCATCGCGCACGACGCCAGCGCCACGCTGCGCCAGCCGGCGGTGCTGGAGGCGCTGCGCAAGCAGGGCATCACGCCGGTCGGCGGCACGCCGCAGCAGCTGGCGCAGCTGGTGCGGCGCGACTACGAGCGTTACGCCCGGCTCTCCGACCGCGTGAAGCTGGCCAGCGACTGA
- the flgK gene encoding flagellar hook-associated protein FlgK translates to MSLISIALSGTQATQIAMATVGQNVANSMTDGYTRQGTLLVALGTTRVGVSAGDGVQVGSLQRFSDGYKNLQLWQAASELGRRESAQPYLTQLERVMGDEAGGIGGGIDELFAAFNAASVEPTSTPLRQQVLSAADGLSQRFVNLQQMLANQRSAIEQQRGTLTSQVTTLAGGIATLNKQIAAAQASGSNASALLDERDRKIDSLSSLVAVQVVPQSDGSSSVSLRNGMPLVVGGRAAAVAMDHGTPPAVTLSFANQDYTVGDDVLGGQLAGLGEYVGKVLKPMSDSVASLASQIASAVNTTLATGFDLSGNPGQPLFQFDAGTGRIAVNGTLTADQLAFSSDAAKPGNSDVLQTLIGLPNQSVSLPLLGSVQLRDACSQLLGDLGSRSAQNKAALTTAETVRDQAEQNWKSTSGVNRDEEAANLLQYQQMYQANLKVIAVAGELFDAALQMF, encoded by the coding sequence ATGAGCCTCATCAGCATCGCCCTGTCGGGCACCCAGGCGACGCAGATCGCGATGGCCACCGTCGGCCAGAACGTCGCCAACTCGATGACCGACGGCTACACCCGCCAGGGCACGCTGCTGGTCGCGCTGGGCACGACGCGTGTCGGCGTCTCGGCGGGCGACGGCGTGCAGGTCGGCTCGCTGCAGCGTTTCAGCGACGGCTACAAGAACCTGCAGCTCTGGCAGGCGGCCTCCGAACTCGGCCGGCGCGAGTCGGCGCAGCCCTACCTGACCCAGCTCGAGCGCGTGATGGGCGACGAGGCGGGCGGCATCGGCGGCGGCATCGACGAACTCTTCGCCGCCTTCAACGCCGCCAGCGTCGAGCCGACCTCGACGCCGCTGCGCCAGCAGGTGCTGAGCGCCGCCGACGGGCTGTCGCAGCGCTTCGTCAACCTGCAGCAGATGCTGGCCAACCAGCGTTCGGCGATCGAGCAGCAGCGCGGCACGCTGACCTCGCAGGTCACGACGCTGGCCGGCGGCATCGCGACGCTGAACAAGCAGATCGCCGCGGCCCAGGCCTCGGGCAGCAACGCCTCGGCGCTGCTCGACGAGCGCGACCGCAAGATCGACTCGCTGTCCTCGCTGGTCGCGGTGCAGGTCGTGCCGCAGTCCGACGGCAGCAGCAGCGTCTCGCTGCGCAACGGCATGCCGCTGGTCGTCGGCGGGCGCGCCGCGGCGGTGGCGATGGACCACGGCACGCCGCCGGCGGTGACGCTGTCTTTCGCCAACCAGGACTACACGGTCGGCGACGACGTGCTCGGCGGCCAGCTCGCCGGGCTCGGCGAGTACGTCGGCAAGGTCTTGAAGCCGATGTCCGACAGCGTCGCCTCGCTGGCCTCGCAGATCGCCTCGGCGGTGAACACGACGCTGGCCACCGGTTTCGACCTGTCGGGCAACCCCGGCCAGCCGCTGTTCCAGTTCGATGCCGGCACCGGCCGCATCGCCGTCAACGGCACGCTGACCGCCGACCAGCTGGCGTTCTCGTCGGACGCCGCCAAGCCCGGCAACAGCGACGTGCTGCAGACGCTGATCGGCCTGCCCAACCAGAGCGTCTCGCTGCCGCTGCTGGGCTCGGTGCAGCTGCGCGACGCCTGCTCGCAGCTGCTCGGCGACCTCGGCAGCCGCAGCGCGCAGAACAAGGCCGCGCTGACGACGGCCGAGACGGTGCGCGACCAGGCCGAGCAGAACTGGAAGTCGACCAGCGGCGTCAACCGCGACGAGGAGGCGGCCAACCTGCTGCAGTACCAGCAGATGTACCAGGCCAACCTGAAGGTGATCGCGGTGGCCGGCGAGCTGTTCGACGCCGCGCTGCAGATGTTCTGA
- the bla gene encoding class A beta-lactamase: MNRRSFHAWAALALAAAGRPAVALEAGDADAFGAIERSVAGRLGVWAYDLETGRSLGHRQDERFPMCSSFKWLLAAAVLARVDRGQERLERRIVFGREALLEYAPATSRRAGGAGMTVAELCEAAVTLSDNTAANLLLDTLGGPAGLTAWVRTLGDRTTRLDRREPDLNEARPGDERDTTTPQAMVLALRQALFGGGLSRRGGDLLLQWMVASTTGAKRLRAGFPADWRIGDKTGTGAQGTTNDVAVVWAPGRAPLLLAAYLTESQAVIEAREAALARVAGRVKLGLIG, from the coding sequence ATGAACCGACGCTCGTTCCATGCCTGGGCCGCGCTCGCGCTGGCCGCCGCCGGCCGCCCGGCTGTCGCGCTCGAAGCCGGCGACGCCGACGCCTTCGGGGCCATCGAACGGTCGGTCGCCGGGCGCCTGGGCGTCTGGGCCTACGACCTGGAGACCGGCCGCAGCCTCGGCCACCGCCAGGACGAACGCTTCCCGATGTGCAGCAGCTTCAAGTGGCTGCTGGCCGCCGCGGTGCTGGCCCGCGTGGACCGCGGCCAGGAGCGGCTGGAGCGCCGCATCGTCTTCGGCCGCGAGGCCTTGCTGGAGTACGCCCCGGCCACCTCGCGCCGCGCCGGCGGCGCCGGCATGACGGTCGCCGAACTCTGCGAGGCCGCGGTGACGCTGAGCGACAACACCGCGGCCAACCTGCTGCTCGACACGCTGGGCGGCCCCGCCGGCCTGACGGCCTGGGTGCGCACGCTGGGCGACCGCACGACGCGGCTGGACCGCCGCGAACCCGATCTCAACGAAGCCCGTCCCGGCGACGAACGCGACACGACGACGCCGCAGGCGATGGTGCTGGCGCTGCGCCAGGCGCTGTTCGGCGGCGGCCTGTCGCGCCGCGGCGGCGACCTGCTGCTGCAGTGGATGGTGGCCTCGACCACCGGAGCCAAGCGCTTGCGCGCCGGCTTCCCGGCCGACTGGCGCATCGGCGACAAGACCGGCACCGGTGCCCAAGGCACGACCAACGACGTCGCCGTCGTTTGGGCGCCGGGCCGCGCGCCGCTGCTGCTGGCGGCCTACCTGACCGAGAGCCAGGCGGTGATCGAGGCGCGCGAGGCGGCGCTGGCGCGTGTGGCGGGGCGGGTGAAGCTGGGGCTGATCGGCTGA
- a CDS encoding family 2A encapsulin nanocompartment cargo protein cysteine desulfurase produces the protein MTTPEIPAAAPPPGLPDPALLARLAGELFSSWPGAATVPATGGVPLPERPHPAGLTPPPGSYGPSTPAAVPGGLPPGANLVPTSPQSAANIGASAPARLPHAQAGNGVPDVPLSAAPAYDGRVGSHLLAVPQAPAAPFHFAEAEALGFPAAEAAPAATPTADPAFEALRALPWQLPTAAAVPRLDAVPTPPAAPASASPRYYFVPEAAPAAPAGRPGFADAHPPLDVHAVRRDFPLLNERINGHRVVWLDNAATTQKPQAVIDRLAHFYAHENSNIHRAAHALAARATDAYEQARETVRRFIGAASTEEIVFVRGATEAINLVAAAWGCRHVGPGDEIVVSHLEHHANIVPWKRLADERGAKLRVIPVDDSGQVRLDEYQRLLNERTKIVAVTQVSNALGTVVPVDQIVAIARRAGIRTLVDGAQSVSHLKVDVRALDTDFFVFSGHKVFGPTGIGVLYGRREVLEDLAPWQGGGNMIADVSFERIVYQPPPARFEAGTGNIADAVGLGAALEYVERLGIENIAKYEHGLLEYATGRMAEVPGLRPIGTARDKASVLSFVLAGYSTDEVGQALNREGIAVRTGHHCAQPILRRFGLEATVRPSLAFYNTCEEIDQLVAVLQRLAAARPVAGRR, from the coding sequence ATGACGACCCCCGAGATCCCGGCCGCGGCGCCGCCGCCCGGCCTGCCCGACCCGGCGCTGCTGGCGCGTCTGGCCGGCGAACTTTTCAGCAGCTGGCCGGGCGCGGCCACGGTGCCGGCCACCGGCGGCGTGCCGCTGCCCGAGCGGCCGCATCCGGCCGGGCTGACGCCGCCGCCGGGCAGCTACGGCCCGTCCACGCCGGCCGCCGTGCCGGGCGGTCTGCCGCCCGGCGCCAACCTCGTGCCGACCTCGCCGCAGAGCGCCGCCAACATCGGCGCCTCGGCGCCGGCACGGCTGCCGCATGCGCAGGCCGGCAACGGCGTGCCCGACGTGCCGCTGTCGGCCGCGCCGGCCTACGACGGCCGCGTCGGCAGCCACCTGCTGGCGGTGCCGCAGGCGCCGGCGGCGCCCTTCCATTTCGCCGAGGCCGAGGCGCTGGGTTTCCCGGCCGCCGAAGCGGCACCGGCGGCGACGCCGACGGCCGACCCGGCCTTCGAGGCGCTGCGCGCCCTGCCCTGGCAGCTGCCGACCGCGGCCGCCGTGCCGCGGCTGGACGCGGTGCCGACGCCACCGGCCGCGCCGGCCAGCGCTTCGCCGCGCTACTACTTCGTGCCCGAAGCGGCTCCGGCGGCCCCCGCCGGCCGCCCGGGCTTCGCCGACGCCCATCCGCCGCTGGACGTGCACGCCGTGCGGCGCGACTTCCCGCTGCTCAACGAGCGCATCAACGGCCACCGCGTCGTCTGGCTGGACAACGCCGCGACGACGCAGAAGCCGCAGGCCGTCATCGACCGCCTGGCGCACTTCTACGCCCACGAGAACTCGAACATCCACCGCGCCGCGCATGCGCTGGCGGCACGCGCCACCGACGCCTACGAGCAGGCGCGCGAGACCGTGCGCCGCTTCATCGGCGCCGCGTCGACCGAGGAGATCGTCTTCGTGCGCGGCGCCACCGAGGCCATCAACCTCGTCGCCGCCGCCTGGGGCTGCCGCCACGTCGGGCCGGGCGACGAGATCGTCGTCTCGCACCTCGAGCACCACGCCAACATCGTGCCCTGGAAGCGCCTGGCCGACGAACGCGGCGCCAAGCTGCGCGTGATCCCGGTCGACGACAGCGGCCAGGTGCGGCTCGACGAGTACCAGCGGCTGCTCAACGAGCGCACGAAGATCGTCGCGGTGACGCAGGTCTCCAACGCGCTGGGAACCGTGGTGCCGGTCGACCAGATCGTCGCCATCGCGCGCCGCGCCGGCATCCGCACGCTGGTCGACGGCGCGCAGTCGGTGTCGCACCTGAAGGTCGACGTGCGCGCGCTGGACACCGACTTCTTCGTCTTCTCGGGCCACAAGGTCTTCGGGCCGACCGGCATCGGCGTGCTCTACGGCCGCCGCGAGGTGCTGGAGGACCTGGCGCCCTGGCAGGGCGGCGGCAACATGATTGCCGACGTCAGCTTCGAGCGCATCGTCTACCAGCCGCCGCCGGCCCGTTTCGAGGCCGGCACCGGCAACATCGCCGACGCGGTGGGGCTGGGCGCGGCGCTGGAGTACGTCGAGCGCCTCGGCATCGAGAACATCGCGAAGTACGAGCACGGGCTGCTCGAGTACGCCACCGGCCGCATGGCCGAGGTGCCCGGCCTGCGGCCGATCGGCACCGCGCGCGACAAGGCCAGCGTGCTGTCCTTCGTGCTCGCCGGCTACAGCACCGACGAGGTCGGCCAGGCGCTCAACCGCGAAGGCATCGCGGTGCGCACCGGCCACCACTGCGCGCAGCCCATCCTGCGCCGCTTCGGTCTGGAAGCCACGGTGCGGCCCTCGCTGGCCTTCTACAACACCTGCGAGGAGATCGACCAGTTGGTGGCGGTGCTGCAGCGCCTGGCCGCGGCGCGGCCGGTGGCCGGCCGCCGCTGA
- a CDS encoding O-acetylhomoserine aminocarboxypropyltransferase/cysteine synthase family protein gives MSEQNPRAGWRFETLSVHGGYSPDPTTKAVAVPIYQTVAYAFDNAQHGADLFDLKVPGNIYTRIMNPTTDVLEQRVAALEGGIAALALASGQAAVTYAIQTITEAGDNIVASSALYGGTYNLLAHTLPQFGVTTRFADANDPASFEPLIDARTKAIFVESIGNPAGNVTDVAAIAAIAHRHGVPVIVDNTVPSPYLFRPIEHGADIVVHSLTKYLGGHGTSLGGAIVDSGKFPWAKYPERFPRLNTPDVSYHGVVYTEALGPAAYIGRARVVPLRNTGAAISPFNAFQILTGIETLALRMERISDNALAIAQHLAQHPKVAWVNYAGLEGHPSHALIRQNYGGRASGLLTFGLKGEPGQGRERGARFLDALQLFTRLVNIGDVRSLATHPASTTHRQLAPEELAKAGVSEDTVRLSVGIEHIADLLADLDQALAAV, from the coding sequence ATGAGCGAACAGAACCCGCGCGCCGGCTGGCGCTTCGAGACCCTGTCGGTGCACGGTGGCTACAGCCCCGACCCGACGACCAAGGCCGTCGCGGTGCCGATCTACCAGACGGTGGCCTACGCCTTCGACAACGCGCAGCACGGTGCCGACCTGTTCGACCTGAAGGTGCCGGGCAACATCTACACGCGCATCATGAACCCGACGACCGACGTGCTCGAGCAGCGCGTCGCGGCGCTCGAAGGCGGCATCGCCGCGCTGGCGCTGGCGTCGGGGCAGGCGGCCGTCACCTACGCCATCCAGACCATCACCGAGGCCGGCGACAACATCGTCGCCTCCAGTGCGCTCTACGGCGGCACCTACAACCTGCTGGCGCACACGCTGCCGCAGTTCGGCGTCACGACGCGTTTCGCCGACGCCAACGACCCGGCCAGCTTCGAGCCGCTGATCGACGCCAGGACCAAGGCCATCTTCGTCGAGTCGATCGGCAACCCGGCCGGCAACGTCACCGACGTCGCCGCGATCGCCGCCATCGCCCACCGCCACGGCGTGCCGGTGATCGTCGACAACACCGTGCCCAGCCCCTACCTGTTCCGCCCGATCGAACACGGCGCGGACATCGTCGTGCACTCGCTGACCAAGTACCTGGGCGGCCACGGCACCAGCCTGGGCGGTGCGATCGTCGACTCGGGCAAGTTCCCGTGGGCGAAGTACCCGGAGCGTTTCCCGCGCCTGAACACGCCTGACGTCAGCTACCACGGCGTCGTCTACACGGAAGCGCTGGGCCCGGCGGCCTACATCGGCCGCGCGCGGGTCGTGCCGCTGCGCAACACCGGCGCGGCAATCTCGCCGTTCAACGCCTTCCAGATCCTGACCGGCATCGAGACGCTGGCGCTGCGCATGGAGCGCATCAGCGACAACGCGCTGGCCATCGCCCAGCACCTGGCCCAGCACCCCAAGGTGGCCTGGGTCAACTACGCCGGCCTCGAAGGCCACCCCAGCCACGCGCTGATCCGCCAGAACTACGGCGGCCGCGCCTCGGGCCTGCTGACCTTCGGCCTGAAGGGCGAGCCCGGCCAGGGCCGCGAACGCGGCGCACGTTTCCTCGACGCGCTGCAGCTGTTCACGCGGCTGGTCAACATCGGCGACGTGCGCTCGCTGGCCACGCACCCGGCGTCGACCACGCACCGCCAGCTCGCGCCCGAGGAACTGGCCAAGGCCGGCGTGTCCGAGGACACGGTGCGGCTGTCGGTCGGCATCGAGCACATCGCCGACTTGCTGGCCGACCTGGACCAGGCGCTGGCCGCCGTCTGA
- a CDS encoding family 2A encapsulin nanocompartment shell protein encodes MADTAPVQLALGDSAARQLANATKTAPILATISPRWLTHLLQWVPVEAGIYRLNKVRNPQDVQVLCAKRDESELPTTFVDYETQPREYFLNAVSTVLDVHTRVSDLYSSPHDQIKEQLRLTIETIKEKQESELINNPDYGLLASVHPDQVVYPLTGAPTPDDFDELLSKVWKEPAFFLTHPLAIAAFGRECTRRGVPPPTVSLFGSQFLTWRGIPLVPSDKVPVADGKTKVLLLRVGDKRQGVVGLYQPGLPGEQSPGLSVRFMGISRNAIASYLISLYCSLAVQTEDALAVLEDVEVGKYHAYPDTYR; translated from the coding sequence ATGGCCGATACCGCGCCCGTGCAACTGGCTCTCGGCGACAGCGCCGCCCGCCAGCTCGCCAACGCCACCAAGACCGCGCCGATCCTGGCGACCATCAGCCCGCGCTGGCTGACCCATCTGCTGCAATGGGTGCCGGTCGAAGCCGGCATCTACCGCCTGAACAAGGTGCGCAACCCGCAGGACGTGCAGGTGTTGTGCGCCAAGCGCGACGAGTCCGAGCTGCCGACCACCTTCGTCGACTACGAGACCCAGCCGCGCGAGTACTTCCTCAACGCCGTCAGCACCGTGCTGGACGTGCACACCCGCGTTTCCGACCTCTACAGCAGCCCGCACGACCAGATCAAGGAGCAGCTGCGCCTGACGATCGAGACGATCAAGGAGAAGCAGGAAAGCGAGCTGATCAACAACCCCGACTACGGCCTGCTCGCCAGCGTGCACCCCGACCAGGTGGTGTACCCGCTGACCGGCGCGCCGACGCCCGACGACTTCGACGAACTGCTGAGCAAGGTCTGGAAGGAACCGGCGTTCTTCCTGACGCACCCTCTGGCCATCGCCGCCTTCGGCCGCGAATGCACGCGCCGCGGCGTGCCGCCGCCCACCGTCAGCCTGTTCGGCAGCCAGTTCCTCACCTGGCGCGGCATCCCGCTGGTGCCCAGCGACAAGGTGCCGGTCGCCGACGGCAAGACCAAGGTGCTGCTGCTGCGTGTGGGCGACAAGCGCCAGGGCGTCGTCGGCCTGTACCAGCCGGGGCTGCCGGGCGAACAGAGCCCCGGGCTGTCGGTGCGTTTCATGGGCATCAGCCGCAACGCGATCGCCTCCTACCTGATCTCGCTGTACTGTTCGCTGGCGGTGCAGACCGAGGACGCGCTGGCGGTGCTGGAGGACGTCGAAGTCGGCAAGTACCACGCCTACCCTGATACCTACCGATGA